In a genomic window of Phacochoerus africanus isolate WHEZ1 chromosome 6, ROS_Pafr_v1, whole genome shotgun sequence:
- the LOC125129499 gene encoding uncharacterized protein LOC125129499, with product MGPCSGNPHLRWASRLLGLLSLLFSICSSGTKSDGGPGPGVQDPGAPDLLQGIRGGSVLFHIFEKHEAELEEVSWGFGPGSEYRVLLRVRPGEAPIWVSLQDRYQQRVHVPNMMSLKIENLTPEDSGLYRARGSFTGGVEFTRVFHLTVYEPVPIPQILVKSPSITHGWCNVTIECRTSGDTEDLKVTWEGKGLPRELEERVTLGPAPNSWTLAVHLPWSQPYTNITCVVSNEVDQKTATFDLGEVCHLRDAHGSLGEAIIVSLRGILGSVVVMVLVLRGGLYLWKVHRKKKKKMETARGAGSQEDYRVRDCGI from the exons GCATTTGCAGCAGTGGGACCAAAAGTGATGGAGGTCCTGGTCCTGGAGTTCAGGATCCTGGAGCTCCTGATCTTCTGCAGGGGATCCGAGGAGGTTCTGTGCTGTTTCATATATTTGAGAAGCATGAAGCTGAGCTGGAGGAGGTCTCGTGGGGCTTTGGTCCTGGGTCAGAGTACAGAGTCCTGCTGCGAGTCCGTCCTGGGGAAGCTCCAATATGGGTGAGCCTCCAGGACAGGTACCAGCAGAGGGTCCATGTGCCCAACATGATGTCTCTGAAGATTGAGAACCTGACCCCCGAGGACAGTGGGCTGTACCGGGCTCGAGGCAGCTTCACTGGAGGAGTAGAATTTACCCGGGTTTTCCACCTCACTGTGTATG AGCCTGTGCCCATTCCCCAGATCCTGGTTAAGTCACCATCCATCACTCATGGCTGGTGCAATGTCACCATTGAGTGCAGAACCTCAGGGGACACAGAGGACCTGAAGGTGACCTGGGAGGGCAAGGGCCTCCccagggagctggaggagagagTGACACTGGGACCAGCCCCCAATTCCTGGACCTTGGCTGTGCACCTTCCCTGGAGCCAGCCCTACACCAACATCACCTGTGTGGTCAGCAACGAAGTGGACCAGAAAACTGCCACCTTCGACCTTGGGGAAGTCTGCCACCTCAGGGACGCCCATG GTTCACTTGGAGAGGCGATTATTGTTTCCCTTCGAGGCATCCTAGGGTCTGTCGTGGTCATGGTGTTGGTCCTCAGAGGTGGACTGTACCTTTGGAAGGTAcacaggaagaagaagaagaagatggagaCTGCAAGAG GAGCAGGATCGCAAGAGGACTACAGGGTCCGTGATTGTGGCATCTAG